The window CTTGGTCGGCGTCGGCGGTGTTGTTTACGGAGGCGTCGGTGGTGGCGGCGGTGGCCGTGGCGGTCGTCGTTATTAATCGCCTCTCGCGATTTCTATCGCTAGAGAGAAGTAGATTCCCTTCAATGGGTTGCGTGATTGCCTGACACAGGCTGCGCGAAACTTGAATGACCAGCTAGTGCGAACCTACCCGGTTCGCCGGCTGTGACATTCGGTTTGGCCTGCTTTTGCTTAAGGCTGTTTCGTAATACGCAATCAGGGAATTACGCGTACAGAGTGATTGCTGTGATGGCGCATGCGTAAGCGTGGATGACTGCGCACGCCATCTTTCGTGCCTATAGCCCCGGGGGAATTGTGTCAAAGAACCAGAACACTGTAGAAAAACGACGACGAGAGTCTGAAAAGAAACGTAAAGCAGAAGAGAAGAGAGAAAAGAGACGCGTGCGCAAGGAACAGCCAGACGCGGATGTCCCACCATCTTCGAGCATAGATAACGGTGCCGACCTGGACTAGCAGGATGCTAGGATTCGTCCGAGATCATGTTTCCCAAACATTCCGCGAGGTTCCAAGCATGTTGTCTATTTCTGAAGTGAGTGTCCTGAGAACGTTTCGCAAATTTTACATGGAGCCCGGTGAGATGCTGTGCTTCAATGGAGTCGATCTCGCAACTAAGACTCCGGCTTTAGATAGTCTGGTCAATAAAGACTTTCTCATTCGCGAGAAATTCAACGGCGCTTTTTCTCTTACCCGCGCCGGTTATGTCAAGATGCGACATACCACTTAGGTCTGCCCGAAAGAATCGTTGACGCTTCTCACTCAGCAATAGAGTACGGAAGCGATACTGGGATTTGGTGACCGCTGCTGTTGCCTTGGCTTATTTGCTGTCCTGCTTTTGCGGGGGTGCAGGAAGTGAGTCCAGGAATCGATCAAGCTGTTGCAGATATTCTCCTGTGATCCAGTTGTTGTGACCGGCGTTGTCGATGGTGACCCACTGCTTCGGCTGGTTGGCTGCCTGGAACAGCTTTTCGGCCAAAGCAATAGGAATCGTACGGTCTGCGTTGCCGTGACTTTGCAGCAAAGGCCCCTGATACTGGGCGATTGCTGTGACCGAGTCGAGTTTAGAGCGTGAGACCAGCCAAGCAAGTCTCGGATAGTGAACGGCCGCCACTTCGCGAAGCGATGGAAACGTGCTTTGCAAGATCAATGCGCGTGGTTTCGCCTGAGCGGCCAATGCCGTCGCGACCGCTCCGCCGAGTGATTCTCCCATTAAGATCACGTCGGAATCGTTGACTTTCGCTAACTCACACAACTTGGCCCGCGCGGCCGTTGCATCTTGCAAGACACCTTTGACCGACGGTTTACCTTCACTCTTGCCGTAGCCTCGGTAGTCGAACGCGAAGACCGACAAGCGGGCTTTACGCTGCAAATAGCGAATCCAATCGACCCGCGTAGCGATGTTACCCGCATTGCCGTGGGCTAATAGGAGGACGCCTCGTGGCTCTTCACACGGGCAATACCAACCATGCAGTTGCGTGCCATCTTCGGCCTGAAAAGTCACGTCCTCAAACGTCTCGCCTTCCGGCTGCCAATCCCCCTCCGGGAACTTCGCAGGAAAGAAGAGCAGCAGTTCATCCAGAGGAACCATAGACGTTGTCGCATTGTGCTGAGAGTGGCAAGTTCGAGCAATGGTTGTTGTGGCCAAAACGGCACCTAGAATCAAGCCTGTCCACCAAAAACGATTCCGGTCCTTCATTGCGACACTCCGGGAAACATGCTGTTTCGAGAACATTGAGGTCTGCGCCACCAAGCCAATAGGGGCGACCAACGGCAGCCCCGGACTCGTGGCAAGTTGGCCCATAGTCATGTTGGATTACCGGCGCAGACATCAAAGACATCGATTTCAGTTTACTAAACGTGAACATAATTTGCTGGATTAAGACACGTCACACCTCGCGGCTGCCGGGCGAAATGCTGCGCTGTTAGAAAGGGCTCTCGTCCTGAAAAGGGTTTTCCTCTGCCGGCGGGGGCGTTTCGGCAGCAGGCTGGCCGAGGCCAAAGGGATCGTCGTCGGAGGGCTTGGGTGGGGGCGTTGGTGCTTGGTCGATTGGTGCTGAAGTGCTGGGGAGTGGTGTCGTTCGCTGGTGGTGAAGTTCGCGATAAGAGCCAGCCAGCAATCGATCTTCTCGCCCCTCGCCTGCCTCGATAATAATCGCCGATTTGGCCAGCACGTGGCGCTGCTTCACGTTGATGACATGACAACGGGTTTGGCATAAGCCGCAACCGACGCACTTATCGGCGAGAACCAGCGGAGCGGCGTACCCGGTTCCTTCCACGGGTTGCCCTTGGGCGTCCAGTTCGACGCATACCTGGGTATATTCGATAGCGTGATAACCGGCGGCCGTACATTCCTGCACGCACAGATCGCATGCTTCCTTCCCGGCGAAAGGAAGACAAGTTTGTTCGTTGACGATCGCCAGTCCCATGCGGGCAAAGCGTTTTTCTTCCAATGGCAACGGGCGAATCGCTCCGGTGGGACAAACCTGTCCGCAAGCATTGCAACTCGACTCGCATCCAGCCCAATCCGCATTGACGAGCGGAGTCCACAGCCCTTCGAGACCTTGCTGAAAGCTCTCTGGCTGCAGCACGTTGTTAGGGCACGCTTTGAAGCACTCGCCGCAGCGAATGCACATTTGCAAAAACTCACGCTCTGGCACGCTACCCGGCGGACGTACCGGCAGCCAAGGGGTACGCGAATCGTTCGGTACGATCGGTAGTTCGCTAGGAAGCTGAGCCCCGGTAGCTTTCGTTCCAAGAGCAACCGCCGTCCCTCCCACCACTGCAGCCGTAGAACCGATTGCCAATGATAGAAAGCCACGTCTTCCGATGGCGGTTTCTTGCGTGGGTGGATCGTTCTCGACTTTCAATTCAACCAGGTTCCAACGTTCGACAAACTTAATTGCATGCGTGGGGCAAACGCCTGCGCAGGTTTGGCAAAGCGTGCAATCGGTTTCGCGGGTGGTGAAGTCTGGCTTGATGGCGTCGAACGGGCAGACTTCGACACATTTGTTGCAATGAATACAGCTGGTTTCGACCTTGCGTTCGGTTAGGCGAAACAAATTCCCGAGAGAAAACAACGCGCCGCTGGGGCAAACGTACTTGCACCAGAAACGAGGCCGCAAAAATCCCAAACAGAGCACGCCGAAGAACAGCCCAATAGAAACTGCTTGCCCCAGATTGAATCCGGGAATCAAATGCCAACCACGTCCCAGGCCGGTTTGCAGCGGCTCGAATAGAAAAAGTAGCCCGCGGGTAATGACCGGGATGGCGGAAAAGAAGCCTGAAATCAGTACGCCGAACATCGCCGAGATCAAAATGGTGATCAGCAAATAATATTTGATATGCACCCACCAGCCATCGCCCGGAACCTGAAAGCGGCGCGTCCGTCCGGTGACTGCCCAATCGAACAAATCGATGGTGGTTCCCAAGGGACATAAGTAGCCGCAAAACCCTCGCGGAATCAGCACGCAAACCAGTAAGATGGCAGCCGCACTCGCCAGCGACCAAACCCAGCTGCGCGAGGCAATGGCCGTCGAAAGACTAACCAGCGGATCGATCATTAAGAAAGTTTCGGCGGGCAGCCACTCTTTGGCGGCCAAGTTGTCGGCATAATGGGCCGGCCACGCGGTAGGGTCGTGCTTGTACAAGCCAAACGTTTGCTCCCCTGCCCCACCCAAGATCAACTGCACCATTGCCGGTGTGGTCTCGCCGTTAGGTGAA of the Bremerella cremea genome contains:
- a CDS encoding alpha/beta hydrolase, yielding MKDRNRFWWTGLILGAVLATTTIARTCHSQHNATTSMVPLDELLLFFPAKFPEGDWQPEGETFEDVTFQAEDGTQLHGWYCPCEEPRGVLLLAHGNAGNIATRVDWIRYLQRKARLSVFAFDYRGYGKSEGKPSVKGVLQDATAARAKLCELAKVNDSDVILMGESLGGAVATALAAQAKPRALILQSTFPSLREVAAVHYPRLAWLVSRSKLDSVTAIAQYQGPLLQSHGNADRTIPIALAEKLFQAANQPKQWVTIDNAGHNNWITGEYLQQLDRFLDSLPAPPQKQDSK
- a CDS encoding 4Fe-4S binding protein gives rise to the protein MKKHLTRWKPLALAIALGAFVVVLGVVLTHPEEPPTSSWQAWAQKHPAFCWTILGTLTAMSLIALLTAFDRRTTAILRLDWYVPMLRRQATSTPAASSLCGQLFRVLVPKGWQSDWAKKKRGPLRRWLRAIGPSWLASPVRRLVQGICLVTFCALFFYTCWPYDARPVNTQAISEGWRYVGFDQAQNLFTWEAAQAEKNGLVQGESLFVVRQPTQPLTGDEDLLLGEFHIAEVTPGEASSTVLALSPNGETTPAMVQLILGGAGEQTFGLYKHDPTAWPAHYADNLAAKEWLPAETFLMIDPLVSLSTAIASRSWVWSLASAAAILLVCVLIPRGFCGYLCPLGTTIDLFDWAVTGRTRRFQVPGDGWWVHIKYYLLITILISAMFGVLISGFFSAIPVITRGLLFLFEPLQTGLGRGWHLIPGFNLGQAVSIGLFFGVLCLGFLRPRFWCKYVCPSGALFSLGNLFRLTERKVETSCIHCNKCVEVCPFDAIKPDFTTRETDCTLCQTCAGVCPTHAIKFVERWNLVELKVENDPPTQETAIGRRGFLSLAIGSTAAVVGGTAVALGTKATGAQLPSELPIVPNDSRTPWLPVRPPGSVPEREFLQMCIRCGECFKACPNNVLQPESFQQGLEGLWTPLVNADWAGCESSCNACGQVCPTGAIRPLPLEEKRFARMGLAIVNEQTCLPFAGKEACDLCVQECTAAGYHAIEYTQVCVELDAQGQPVEGTGYAAPLVLADKCVGCGLCQTRCHVINVKQRHVLAKSAIIIEAGEGREDRLLAGSYRELHHQRTTPLPSTSAPIDQAPTPPPKPSDDDPFGLGQPAAETPPPAEENPFQDESPF